A stretch of the Archangium violaceum genome encodes the following:
- a CDS encoding ATP-binding protein, giving the protein MHIIMLGVPQSVREELEHRLREAGARHTVECHLQHPRGLEELPETLPPGLLVLWDAEGPPEDTLSLCQRLHARREPSRTHLVVMTSRGPDELDAMAHAGADECMVPPGEHWGTRLLALDRRLRSMKPQALLVDDGRQSARTQATLQTLLELTLAEPGPEFFQNMVKQLARALGVTCALVGELDGTTVHKLACFNQGDFCELPPYPLAGTPCQITVDQALCHYPDGVAARFPEDTMLHEQGLRSYLGAALRDSHGKPIGILAILNDKPLEARQLDYAIINAFAVRASAEVERLRTRNELERSRDMLQKTLDAVPDPLVVKDWAHRWVAMNNAFCRLVGHPLEELLGRTDHDFLPPSEADDSWQQDEQVFSTRQPQEFESHITDSSGQQRTLLTRKALFTGLGGSPLLMALSRDITEHRRLESQLRLADRMASVGTLATGVAHEINNPLTFVSANLTFLEEQLIQLMVLPEARAELQEVFEETREGVGRIRELVQDLKSFARADEERRGPVDVHRVVDGALRLMRSAMRHRTQVVRAFGEVPHIHGNEARLGQVLVNLLVNAVQALPARHPDDNRIQVSTWREGPHCVVLEVEDNGQGIPAEVQRRIFEPFFTTKPVGVGTGLGLAICHNIVQSMGGQIEVRSEPGQGTAFRLRLPVDASAHTLARGHEATFPL; this is encoded by the coding sequence ATGCACATCATCATGCTGGGAGTCCCCCAGTCGGTCCGTGAGGAGCTGGAGCACAGGCTCCGCGAGGCTGGCGCGCGCCACACGGTGGAATGCCATCTCCAGCACCCGCGAGGACTGGAGGAGCTGCCCGAGACGCTGCCCCCGGGATTGCTGGTGCTGTGGGACGCGGAAGGGCCTCCCGAGGACACGCTCTCGCTCTGCCAGCGGCTCCACGCCCGTAGGGAGCCCTCGCGCACCCACCTGGTGGTGATGACCTCCCGCGGCCCGGACGAGCTCGACGCCATGGCGCACGCGGGCGCCGACGAGTGCATGGTGCCTCCGGGCGAGCACTGGGGCACGCGGCTGCTCGCACTCGACCGGCGACTGCGCTCGATGAAGCCCCAGGCCCTCCTGGTGGACGACGGCCGGCAGTCGGCGCGGACACAGGCCACGCTCCAGACGCTGCTCGAGCTCACCCTGGCCGAGCCCGGCCCCGAGTTCTTCCAAAACATGGTGAAGCAGCTCGCCCGAGCGCTCGGCGTCACCTGTGCCCTGGTGGGCGAGCTGGACGGGACCACCGTGCACAAGCTGGCCTGCTTCAACCAGGGCGACTTCTGCGAGCTGCCGCCCTACCCGCTCGCCGGCACGCCGTGTCAGATCACCGTGGATCAAGCCCTCTGCCACTACCCGGACGGCGTGGCCGCGCGCTTCCCCGAGGACACCATGCTGCACGAGCAGGGCCTGCGCAGCTACCTGGGCGCCGCCTTGAGGGACTCGCACGGCAAGCCCATTGGCATCCTGGCCATCCTCAATGACAAGCCGCTCGAGGCGCGGCAGCTGGACTACGCGATCATCAACGCCTTCGCCGTCCGCGCGAGCGCCGAGGTGGAGCGCCTGCGCACCCGCAACGAGCTGGAGCGCTCGCGCGACATGCTGCAGAAGACGCTCGACGCCGTGCCGGACCCGCTCGTGGTGAAGGACTGGGCGCACCGGTGGGTGGCCATGAACAACGCCTTCTGCCGGCTCGTGGGGCATCCCCTCGAGGAGCTCCTCGGCAGGACGGACCACGACTTCCTCCCCCCGAGCGAGGCGGACGACTCCTGGCAACAGGACGAGCAGGTCTTCTCCACCCGGCAGCCCCAGGAGTTCGAGAGCCACATCACCGACAGCTCCGGTCAACAGCGCACGCTCCTCACCCGGAAGGCGCTCTTCACGGGCCTGGGGGGCAGCCCCCTGCTCATGGCCCTGAGCCGCGACATCACCGAACACAGGCGGCTGGAGTCCCAGCTGCGGCTGGCGGACCGCATGGCCTCGGTGGGCACGCTCGCCACCGGCGTGGCGCATGAAATCAACAACCCGCTCACCTTCGTCTCCGCCAACCTCACCTTCCTGGAGGAGCAGCTCATCCAGCTGATGGTGCTGCCCGAGGCACGCGCCGAGCTGCAGGAGGTATTCGAGGAGACGCGGGAGGGCGTGGGGCGCATCCGGGAGCTCGTCCAGGACCTGAAGTCCTTCGCGCGCGCGGACGAGGAGCGCCGCGGCCCGGTGGACGTGCACCGCGTGGTGGACGGCGCGCTCCGGCTGATGCGCAGCGCGATGCGGCACCGCACCCAGGTGGTGCGCGCGTTCGGCGAGGTGCCACACATCCACGGCAACGAGGCGCGCCTGGGACAGGTGCTCGTCAACCTGCTGGTGAACGCGGTGCAGGCGCTGCCCGCGCGCCACCCCGATGACAACCGCATCCAGGTGTCCACCTGGCGCGAGGGGCCTCACTGCGTGGTGCTGGAGGTGGAGGACAACGGTCAGGGCATACCCGCCGAGGTCCAGCGGCGCATCTTCGAGCCCTTCTTCACCACCAAACCGGTGGGCGTGGGCACCGGCCTGGGGCTCGCCATCTGCCACAACATCGTGCAGTCCATGGGCGGGCAGATCGAAGTGCGCAGCGAGCCGGGCCAGGGCACCGCCTTCCGGCTGCGGCTCCCCGTGGACGCCTCGGCGCACACGCTGGCGCGCGGGCACGAGGCGACCTTCCCCCTGTAG